tgcgtcttccttgaggagggtgtcgagaagGGTGATCGCAGTGACAGCGTTCTGTTGGGGGGTGCGGAAGATCGCTGTCCCCTCAACGTCTTGTTGCCCGATAAGATCTCGCGCTCGTCGCCCTGCGTCCAAGGCTCGTTGTCGTCGGTCCTCGGCCTTCTTTGCAGCCCGTTCGCGTTCTTGTTGCTCTCGCCGCAGCCGTTCTTGCTCTTGCGCTTGGTgctcctcttccagtcggcgTCGCTCGGCTTCCTGCTGTACGCGTCGTgcttctgcttctcgggcttggcgtTGTTCTTCCGTCTCGTTGTCGGCCATGAAGACGCCGAAGTAGAGAGGGGTGTAATTGTCTTCAAAGCtctcgtcgaagtcgtcgaggtcgCGGTTGTCGTAGCAGTAGCCGAATTCGTCGTATTCCACGATCTCTGTTGGTCGTGAatcgacgccgggggagctgaggtagccttCCAGTTGATCCGTCGAAATCGTGCCGAGTGGCTagagtatgacgccgacttctcTAGAGCTAGGCAGGATCGGTGTTGAAGCCGATTTCCGCCTAGTcctacggggagaagacgcccttGTAGTGAAGACGGCAGCCAAATCGTCagggagtttcatcaggattggcggGTAGGCCCCATCATCTTGATCTGGTGATGTTGGAATAGATGGGATCTCGTCCGAGtagtttgaagccgactcgatCGAGATAAGCTTGGAGTAGATcttggccgagttcggaataccgaacgggGCTGAAACCTGGTTCTTTCCCGATTGGTTTggatccgagtcgaggagagagatcttgccgaagtcattggtgatgaagtcgaggctgccgaaccgaaaCGCCTGCCCGAGAGGGAAGACGaggtcgtcgatgccggagacggaacccatcgcactaatcggcgaagaacttgacgcttcccctacctggcgcgccaactgtcgaaacaagatttcggcaatacttaaagggggtggctatcaagctagaaaagtggatgtgtttggagacaaggaactttatacaggttcaggccttcttattcaagaagtaataccctactcctgtccggggatgattccgccgagtatattattgatcgtatgatctgggagaaaagagtcgtcccgagaggaacccggacccctccttatataggggaaggggtctgtattacaaaatacagtccatatccctaacggaatatgtgattacagataaaatacaatcgtaaccgactaagatcccgggtatttccttgacatacaagtttagaaactaacccgagtcctcataaagatattctatctatatttgataCCGTGTACCCAACTAAACTATAAatgccatgtagatatgggatatccataatctccacaattgGCTCACCTTATTTTGCGACACACAAATTGAGTTATCTCGGTACCGCATGATCAGTTAAGAATTAACtattaaaataaaatggattaattttacttttaaagaaacttctatatataactttttttttaaaatcatattgTACCGTTGAGAACTAGTGCATgagttaattattatttatagacttgaaaaatggattaattttaattttaaagaaacttctatatataactttttattaaaaaaaatactatgtcGTTGATCAGTTCACGATAAACGAGAGAGTATAAATATGCAGAAATCATATGCGGAGAACCGCTCCGGTTTCGATGTCCACCCTTTGGATTATAAAACGGGGTGCGTGCGTGGCTGGATGTGGACAAGCAGGTAGGACTAATTAGAACAAGTTGGCATAAAAAgatggtttaattaattagactACAATAAATTACTCGATGAATCTTTTTCACTTGATGGAATTAACAATGGATCTTGATCCATCACCAGCAACTGGGGTTAGCTGTGACTCGAGACTCGACTATGAATCGGAGTGCACTCGCCATGGGTGGAAtccgtgctctctctctctctctccgctgaATTGAGAAAGGGGAAGAATCTCTTGGTGTCCAAGGGCAACTAATTAAagcatatataaataaataactaAAGCGTGTAATTAACTAGCTAATCAAGTACGTGTACGCATGTACTGCCACGGTGGCAGCGTATTATAGTAGAGATTTCTGCGTAGAAAAATGGCGCGAACGCACCGGCCAAAacgaggtgggccccacctggaaATCgaagccttttttttaaaaaaaaaattacgcggcgacgcggcggcgagtgCGTCTCTGGCGCCTTTGCGTGGCGGGGATCGAATCAAGAttacgacgacggcagcggcggcggcgagtcgcCGCGTCGGCTAGTGTCAGTGGTGGGGCCCGCGCGCCACCATGGCCGTGGTCGCCACGCAAACGCGATCGTGCGAATCTTTGGTGCgatgctcgccggcggccggccgatGGCGTCGAGCTCCGGGCGGGCGTCGTACGTGGACGGGATGACGGCCAGATACAATGGGTTGCATCCGGGCATGTGGGGATTAGCTCGTACGGCGAGCGGCAGCTTCCAGGAAGGTGGGGGTTCGATGTTGTTGCCGTCTCACTATCTACTATAGCTGGTGAAAACCAGAAGTAAACGTGAGATGTAGGGTGAAATAAAATCGATAGGTGTTAAATTAGATAGCACCTTGTTTGAATTGATAGGTGTTAAATTAGAAAGAGGCTTCATTGGACGAGAATATGAGATGtttcttccctttctttttctcgagATGAGGTGAGCAGGTTCCAAATGCCAATTATCTAAAAATAGTTCTAAATGCAAATGATGCAAGATGGaggaaaaagttcactttgCATGTGTCCCTCATCTTATTATTAACTTTTAATTATGTTACTTAACCGTAAAATCGGGTATAACTTATCCTTCATGTTGCCATATAGGGTTGAGTTGGGTTTTAACTGAAATGATGCTATTTGTCACttcaatcataaaaaaaataaaaattatgttAGGTCCCACATATCGATGAAACATGTCATCCCTTCTATATTTCTTTTCtacccttctctcctcttcctatTTCTCGGTGCTAGTGGCTGGTGGTGGGTGTGTGGCCGGGCGGGTGCTCTCTATCTGGAACACAAAAATTTGGCTGCTCAACCTGATAGAGGTGGACGGAATTTTGGCTTGGGCCACAACATCAATCTGATGATGTGGGACCTTGGGAAGCTGTGGTGGTGTGGGACGACACAGGAGTTCGACGAGGCAGCAACGCCATCAGTACACCATTGTGAGAGGGGAGAAGTATAGTCATGGAAAGGATGGACGAAGAAAACAACCCTTGCCAGATGGGCCTCATATGGGtgccactattttttttttctaattgtaaGTACCAGGTGAGAACTGACCACacatgacgatgatgatgactaGGTCAACACACTACGTAAACATCATGTTAGCTCAAATTATATATCGTCCAAAACTATCGAGCGATTTAATTTACACTGGTTTTAAAAGTTAAGGGTACACGGTATTTGGTTTTACGGTTAGAAGATGCCATTGAAACTCGACTCCTATTTAAACTTTTTCCCAAGATGGAACGCGCAGTATTATAACTGGGCTTTCAATCAGCTAAGTACCCATCCATGGTCAAGGGTGTCAAGGAGGAGAAGCGGACGAGCTGATCAGCATCACGGTCTCAGGTTGGGGTGGGCCAAATTACAGACATCTGCATCAGTGCATATTTCTCCCGTCCAATCCAGACGGCCGCAACCAAGATATGAGGGCCCATGTCTGTCACTCCCTGTGCCCTGGGCCCAGTTATTCAGAACAACATGACGAATGGCCCCGTCTGAATCTCGGAAGGATGAAGATTAAAAGCGGACACCCAAAATGAGAAAGACATTAacataaaattaattaagttttaattattataaactttaaaaaatagatttatatgatattctaaatcaacttttatatagaaagttttagtataaaatatatcatttagtagtttgaaaaacatgttaACAGAAgacgagaaaaaaatatgtatgtttTGTCTTCTTGttttatatattgatatatattgtTTGCGTGTTTTAGTATATGatcgttaactttttaaattatGTTTGATCGTTTCtcttattataaaattatataaatattatttattttattgtaacttgatttatcattttttttaaacatgacataatttttttaccataaaaatattgaataaaacgaatggttaaacatttaTCAAAAAGTTAAGGACACCATATAATAAATAACAGAAATAGCATATCTTGTGAATATATCTATCTACATCTATCTATAAGATTGCATTTGACTACTTTTCCTTGTATATATCTACTATCCATTAGCAAAGCTCCCACATATCCAATCTACTAGCAAATGAACAAGGCCCCCATCATTGTACACTACCTAAGAAAAGCTAACACTAATCCGGACGATCATGGCGATGCAGCGTTCAGGACGCTCGAATATGGCTCTCTTCTTCGTCGTCAccatcgtcgccgcgccgctgctgaTGCATGATGATCTCCTCGCCGCGGCTGCGCAGGCagccgatggcggcggctccggctccggctccggccagATGCAGCCGGAAGGTATTCTGTATGCCGGGTGCTTCAGGGCCGGCGGCTGCAAGCTGACGCCGGAGTGGTGCCCGGCGAGGTGTATCTACTTGGGTTTCAGCCCCGGCGCCGGCTGCGAGGTCATGGACGACGGCCACATCTACTGCTGCTGTGGCCCAAGCCGTACATCCACAAACGCTGATCCATCGACCAATGCTTGACGCATGTATATCTCCGTGCTTGGGTTTACTATGCTGATTAATAATTCAGACATGCGTGCTTGGTGAATTAAGCTAGTAcaaaatacaaaatttgtaaGGCACACATGAAGTCTTTCATTATGCATGGTATACTTAAGATCTGTTTGAGACAGCTCCAGCTCTACCACTTCTAGAGCTAAGTCGTCCGACCGAACAGTTTGAGCTCCACCTAAAACAGGAGCGGATCTGGGTGGAGCCGGGTTTAGGTTGCTCTACAACTCCACTCTGAAGGTTGCTTCACAACTCCACTCTGAACTCAACTCCTCATATAGCTAAATTTACGAGTTAGAGGtctaccaaacatgcccttactTCTCTATTTGAGATGTGTTGTAGGCTTGTAGCACCACTGTACCGATCCACTGAAACCAAAAGTCGAGAGCTTCAAGTAGATTTGATTTTCAAACCTTTGGTACGACTAGAAGCCTTACTTATTCAAGAAAAGTAGTAAGACCTTAAAATGAAGAGTATTCTTCTCCTCACTTGAGTCAATGTGAGGTGAAGAGAACTAGAAAAACACACGAGTACGCTTGCTCGTCTCGACTGGCTAGGCCAGGCGGCGCGTGTATACGGCATGCGCGTGAATAGTTCACAAAAATGGGCTCCTCATGCTTGCGCAGGCACGGCTTTCTTTTGTAGCATTGTTTTGCTACAAAATCCGATTTTGTTTCAGGTAAGTAATTCGTCCTAATCACTCGACctgttatctctatataaaccgagctacCTCCTCGATCGCAACACACATAAAATCAAtatagggtttgcctcctcctttgTACTGCGTCGTCTTGTAGTCTATTCCGTTCTGTTCGTCGGCGTGCACCGGTGATCGGGAGAGCAGATCTCCAGAACATTCACATTCGGCGTCCTGTACTGGGAGAAGATGTCAACAAAGTTTTTGGAAGCGTTTTGCGCAACTGCTTGTTGTTTGTCCACCACGGCTCGTCTTCCAATTAGTACTGGTGTTGCGCACCCTTATTAACGCTCGGTATCATGAGTTGTTCCTACTGCGCAATTGAATGCCCATAACCTTCAGTACATGTATTCCTATattattcttgtgttttttttggctCATGTGATTCGGAAATCATGTTAACCGAACAAACCCTGAAATGTGCCACGGGATCATTGTTGGGTCGTCCTTCAATTGTTAATTTCTAGCCAATCTCTTCAATCGATGTCGTTTTTCTCGTACAGTGCACACAAATGCGGGGATTGGGAGCTCCGCGAGATGCCCAAAATCTGGCTCACGAGGGTACCGGCCGGGATTAGGCATGCCCTGTACATGTTTTCTAActtaattttcaaaatttagctTTAGGTAATATGTTTAATTAGGGCATTCCGGGAAATGCTCTAGGACCACATGGCGTAATGCATGTcatttaaaattgaaaaaaaaaatccattttactttccagaactaatttaattaataGATCACTTAAACCcttgattatttttttgactCATTTTACCTCTAAACTATTGGAAATGgttcattttacttttttataatattttttatcctagCTTTATACAAGTTGTATTCTAAGCTAAAATTATCAtcattatcaaaatttaaaaatatttttcaactgTTTACATAGTGAAGTGAACTGTTTTCAATAGTTTGAAgcgtaaaataagaaaaaaaagtttagatgTTAAGTGCTCCAGTGAAATTGTTCGCGGGGGTAAaatgattatttttctttataattAAACTGCCCATGTTTAAGTCCAAATAGATGAGATGTGAACGTACGAGTTCAACGAATAATCATTTAACGGTACTATTCAGaaaaatatatggtggaaacTACACATGCaatgaaaaactgaaaactatCGTTGGGTCAAAAATAGATGTCTGAAAATTGTCCATGTCACCATGAGCATGGTAacatcactggtggagaagtgctttttagtcccggttcgtaaccccctttagtcccagttgtctaaccgggactacgaatccgggactaaagatcgctatctttagtcccgggtgaaataactgggactaaagattaaatctttagtcccggttggagttaccaaccgggactaaagagggaaTAACAGCATTACAGATGgtcctctttccttttttttcttttttattttctcccgaatcaagtggcatgcatatccccaaatcccaaatcaaagtaacatcccaaatccacatcacaaatatttaagttacttatacacataaatcaaatacatcgcaaatcctaaaaaaaattacacaaatcaaattacatcacaagttctacaaaattcatcgcaaatacatcacaagttcacatcgcacacaaatcaaatacatcacagaatcatgcaataaatcacaaattctaaaaaataaaaccacaGAGGCGCCACTcggccggccgctgccgcctcctctccgcgccagccagccaccgccgcgcggcgctgctcgccgcctcactgccctgcgcgccgccgcccgctgccgcgcaggccgccgccgcgcggccctccgtgctgccgcgccgccgacccgccgcgcggccctgcgcgccgccgccgcgcaggcgccgccacgtcggccgcgctgcccgccgcccgctgcccgcCCGGCCCTCGATCTCGCTCGATCCAAAAaaagaggaaggaagaaagagataaggcaggagttagagaggaagaaagaaagaaagaaatagagtttgttgtgtggacgAGAGAAGATGataagtaatagggattatatagtacgTGTTAATTTTTATTCCCgattagtaacaccaaccgggactaaagttagatgtttagtcctggttggttttacaaaccgggactaaagatcctaggcGCCTGACACGGTCTGACATggaaccaaccgggactaaaaatcatctagTCCTGTTGTTCTTATAAACCGcgactaaaaatcgtttttagtcccggtttttaatggaaccgggactattgtagatTTGGGTtgaccgatcaaagatggtttctccaccactGCATGGATGAATCTCAGCCGTCCATTTTTTGAATTAACGGTAGTTTACAGGTTTCCACTGCATATGTTTTCACTACATATTTTACCGTACTATTCAACGAGTCTGTATATAGTTGAGGGACCAAGTGGacttatccttttctttttttaatgcaaTTTAGATTACAATACTGATCCACTGATTTTGcttgaattttaattacttCCTCGTATGTATCCAACCTGCATAGCTTAATTGTCACTTTGTCAGTAGGTCTAGCGTCTGAAACGCATAGGGCCAGAATGGCCCGACGGTTTCCCCTGAAAGAAAAAGGATAATGGTCGGCTTAGATAAGAAGATATTGATCCATATTGATGCATTTAACCAGTTCCTGCTATACAAATGGATCAATGGCTGTGTTTatttcagcgcaaagtttagattttagttgaaattggagatgatgtgactaaaaaattgtgtatatttttaaataatggaagcttttattgaactcagtcaattacatcaagatgataCAATTATCCTGAGAACACTTTCGGCCTCTGCATAACTAAGATGCACACAGCCGAACAAACAAAACCACACtcgaaaggaaaaaagaatgaCATGGAGTATTGAGGACCATCAATCTAACGACTAAATTGCCACTCATGAACAACTCCTTGACCATGTCCTCCAAAAGCACAGAGTTTTAAGGACCACCAATTCTAAAACTAGTTCGCCACCCATATCCCTGGGTAAAAAACTCCTTGACCACCTTCTCCAAATGTTGACATGCCGCAACTACCATATCCCGCGAACCAGGCTTCTGTAGGATAGCCCATGTACGAAGCCAATGGATAAGAGAATATATAACCTGCAAAGGTGAagatatgactttttttttatcaaaaaccacATTATTCCTGCATAGCCAAAGCGACCAACAAGTAGCAGCTGCTCCTAACAGAACATGTGATTTCAAATTATTATGAATTCCATCAAGCCAGCTCCCAAACATATGCGCTACACAATGTGGTGGAGGAAGTCCAGACGCTGCTTGGATGATGGACCAAACAGAAAGGGCAAAACGGCATTCGAAGAAAAGATGTCTAATTGTCTCgtcattgcaacaaaaacaaCAGTTCTTATTGCCTTGCCATTTCCTTTTTATCAAATTGTCCTTCGTTAACACCATTCCACGGCGCAAGTACCAAACAAAAATCTTAACTTTTAGGGGTATCTTTAATTTCCAAAGACGGTTATTAATGTTAGGAACATTGCTGTGAATTAGAGCTAGATAATGAGACTTCACCGAGAACTCCCCATTTGAGGTTAAGTTCCAATGAAACTCATCTTGCTCCTGAGTTAAATGAAAACCAGTGATGCGCGGTAATAAATTATTCCACGCCGCTAGTTTTGATCCTATAAGGTCTCTTCGCCATGAAAAAGATGGAGGATTGTTTTTGAAGACTTGTGCAAATGTAGCGTGCTTATGCCTAACTATGTTGTAAAGGCAAGGATACTGTTCTTTCAAGGTTGAATTGCCCAACCATttgtcttcccaaaacctaatTTGGGAGCCATCTTTAATTATAAAGGATCCAAAACGGAGAAAGTCCCGTTTCACCTTCATGAGGCTAGACCAAAAGTGTGAGTCCCTTGCCTTCTATTGAGCTTGAGAAAGAGGTTTATCACCGAGATACTTATTACGCATCAATTGTTGCCAAACCCCTTCCGTGGAGAGCAACTTGAATAACCACTTACTAAGTAGAGCCATATTCTTAATTTCCAAATCATGAATTCCTAATCCCCCTTGTTCCTTGGGGCGACACAGTATGTTCCATTTAGCAAGACGATACTTTTTTTTGACCATCACTTTGCCAGTAAAACCTAGAGCGAAAGTAGTCAAGCTTTGTAAGTATCCCTATTGGTATGGCAAAGAAGGACATCATATACAACAGGAGGCTACTTAGCACCGAATTAACCAATGTTAGCCGTCCTCTGGTAGATAGGAGTTTTCCTTTCCAACTGCTTAGATGCTTTTCAAAGCATTCTACAACCTCCTTCCAATCAGCATTTCTTAATCTCCTATAATGAATAGGGATACCCAGATACCGAAATGGAAATTGACCAGTGGAACAACCAAAGAGTTCCATGTATTCGTTTTCAAAATCTTTTGCTTCACCAAAGCAATATAATTCACTTTTATGGAAATTTATCTTAAGACCCGATAATTGCTCAAAGACAAAACGCAACAACTTCATGTTACGAGCTTTTTGTAGGTCATGACCCATAAAGAGAACCGTATCATCGGGATATTGCAAGATAGAGAGACCATCATTAATTAGATGTGGTACTACTCCTGTAATTTGCCCATCCTCTTTGGCTCTATTAATCAGTACAGTCAACATGCCAgctataatattaaataatatagGTGATAAGGGATCACCTTGACGTACCCCCTTCTTTGTCTGAAAAAAATGTCCAACTTCGTCATTAACCTTTACCACTACGCTTCCTCCAGAAATGAAAGACTCAACCCAAGAGATCCACTTAGGCGAGAAACCTTTCATATGTAGAGTTTGTAAGAGGAAAGGCCATTTGACTTTATCATAGGATTTTTCGAAATCTACTTTAAAAATTACCCCATTTAGTTTTTTACGATGTAATTCGTGTACAGTTTCATGAAGGACGACAACTCCCTCTAGGATATTCCGTCCTCTCATAAAGGCTATTTGAGAAGAGCTCACCACATGGTCTGCCACGAAATTAATTCTATTTGTTGCGACcttggtgaaaattttgaaactgaCATTCAAAAGACATATTGGCCTGTACTGTTGTATACGGTTTGCCTCATGAACTTTTGGAAGAAGTGTAATTATCCCAAAATTGAGACTAAACAATGGTAAATCACCCACATGGAAATCCCGGAATAGATTCATCAAATCATCTTTGATGACCTCCTAAAAATTCTGGTAGAACTCCGCCGGGAAACCATCTGGACCAGGGGCTTTGTTGTGTTCCATTTCAAACACACCTCCCCGGATCTCATCCTCCGAGAAAGGTGCCGTAGGAATTCATTTTCCTCATTCGTTACCTGCGGAATATCCTCAATTATAGATTCATCTAGTGTACAGTAAGTATCCTCAGGTGGCCCAAAAAGATTTTTATAGAATTTAGTAATATAGGACTTCAATGCTATATTACCTTCTATTTTCCCTTCGTCCTGATCGAGGAAAAAAATacgttttttccttttcttaccATTGGCAACCATATGGTAATACTTGGTGTTGTTGTCCCCTAGTAGGACGTCAGTAACTTTTGCCCTTTGGTACCATTTGATTTCTTCTTCTCGAAGAAGTCTGGATAACTAATCTCTAGATTGAGCAAGATGCTCTCTCTCACTATCAGTTAATTCCCGTACCTCGGTTGTGATGTCTAACTCATCAATGATATTTTGTAcggtatttttttcttgtttgtaaGAACCACTGGTGTGAGCCGCCCAACCTCGAAGATGTTTTCTCAAAGCACTCATCTTATTGTTCCATCTTTGAACAGGGTTGCGGCCCTTAATTGGCTTATTCCAGATTTCCACAACACGGTCACGAAAATCATCCCGAAGGAACCAGCCAAGTTCAAGTTTGAACTGTGCACGGTTCCCCGAAAAAGCTGCTGATCCAGTGTCTAGTAGCAATGGTGTGTGGTCTGATAGACCTCTGTCTAATGCTTGGACAGAAACCAAAGGATATTAGGATTCCCATTCCGTAGTCATTAGAACTCTGTCTACTGCACCTACGGCGGCACGCTCACCCGCTGCACGCTcacccgctgctgctgcggctccatcggcgccgccgtcaaCGTCTCgcccggcgcccgccgccggtgATCTCCACATccatcaccagcagcagcagcttcttcAGTGACCCATCGACCAATCGTCGCTTACTGCTTGTTCAGCTTAATTGTTATAAGAATTGAGAAAGTATAATGGACGAAAAAACACAACTGCGCGTGTGTGCAGTGCTTGATGAGTtatctaatttattatttatatttttggatccaaagttttgAGGAAATTAAACTGCACTCGCAGCGCTTGATGTTTGGTTCAGGGCACAAAATTGCAGAATTCCTAATTCGCGCATACGCGTCTCGGGCGCGCACTTCTGGTCCACACGGCCCACGCGTGCGTGCGGTGCTGTCGGCGCGGTTAGatcgggatttttttttcatagcacGTTTAATGTAACTAACATTaattaagaatttttttttcaccgatACAAACCACTATGTAAGCAATACCTCTTGTCAGAAAATTGAAACTGATGGCCAACTCGAGGCATGAACTCATCGAAAAGATTTAAACGAAAAGGTTGGCAGTTCGCCGAGAGTGTATTGAACGGGTGTTAATTCTCTTACAAAGCCTTGGGCACATATTTATACCTATAATACAAAACTTGTCCACACCGGACACGACTCAAACTTTACAACATAAACACACCGGCCCATTGCGGACTCTAACATAGattcctaaaataaataaaggaaaACTGACTCTTGTAGATACAATTATCTCTTTCTCGGACTCGATCTTTACTTGGCAATATTACCAACCTCCTCCTCCGAATCCGACAAGAACACAGGTCCTGCTGATACCTGTTATTCGATCCAATATCTATTTTGGCCAAAAGAAAGCACGCCGTTAATTCTGCTCGTCCCTTATTCCTATCTtaatggaatatatatatataccaaataAC
The nucleotide sequence above comes from Oryza glaberrima chromosome 11, OglaRS2, whole genome shotgun sequence. Encoded proteins:
- the LOC127754293 gene encoding uncharacterized protein LOC127754293; the encoded protein is MAMQRSGRSNMALFFVVTIVAAPLLMHDDLLAAAAQAADGGGSGSGSGQMQPEGILYAGCFRAGGCKLTPEWCPARCIYLGFSPGAGCEVMDDGHIYCCCGPSRTSTNADPSTNA